A stretch of the Bacillus anthracis str. Vollum genome encodes the following:
- a CDS encoding bifunctional metallophosphatase/5'-nucleotidase, translating to MSRFVQGEKKRRQEAGETVLTVDIGDHVDRFHSISEATNGLGNTKLLNEALYDYVTIGNNEGITLAKEHLNHLYDDAEFEVLVANLFEKEGVRPEWAKPYKLHTTTDGITIAFIGLTVAYPEFYQMLDWHIEDPIEHLESILEEVRDEAHITVVLSHLGKSMDEHMAEHYDIDVILGAHTHHLFERGVLMNNTLLCCCEKWGRYVGHVQLTVDKKTKKLLKKDGRAIKTDRLGAYSKPLSTIEALQEESTHIMEEPVVHLKESLPVDWFHETAFSHMLANALKTWCGAEIGMVNAGVLLEGLDEGVVTRGDIHRICPHPINPCLLKVPGKTLREVILKARRPNMENLEVKGFGFRGKVMGKMIYAGVEVIPDTIPGNKILLEDVLINGESLELDRIYTVGTIDMFTFGYLYPELSTLSNKQYYMPELLRDVLTDVLITHTSSVKL from the coding sequence ATTTCTCGGTTTGTACAAGGAGAGAAAAAGCGAAGACAGGAAGCAGGAGAGACCGTTTTAACTGTAGATATTGGCGATCATGTGGATCGTTTTCATAGTATTTCGGAAGCGACGAATGGACTTGGCAATACGAAGCTTTTAAATGAGGCGTTATATGATTATGTAACGATCGGAAATAATGAAGGAATTACGTTAGCGAAGGAGCATTTGAATCATCTATATGATGATGCTGAATTTGAGGTGCTCGTTGCGAATTTATTTGAAAAAGAAGGGGTACGTCCAGAGTGGGCGAAGCCTTATAAATTACATACAACGACAGATGGGATTACGATTGCTTTTATCGGATTAACAGTTGCGTATCCAGAGTTTTATCAAATGTTAGATTGGCATATTGAAGATCCAATCGAGCATTTAGAGTCTATTTTAGAAGAAGTGAGAGATGAGGCTCATATAACGGTTGTCCTTTCTCATCTTGGAAAAAGTATGGATGAGCATATGGCGGAGCATTATGATATAGATGTGATTTTAGGGGCACATACGCATCATTTATTTGAGCGCGGTGTTCTTATGAATAATACGTTACTTTGTTGTTGTGAAAAGTGGGGACGTTATGTTGGGCACGTCCAGCTTACTGTGGATAAAAAGACGAAGAAGCTGTTGAAAAAGGACGGTAGAGCGATTAAGACAGACCGTTTAGGTGCTTATAGTAAACCGTTATCCACAATTGAAGCGCTGCAGGAAGAAAGTACACATATTATGGAAGAACCTGTCGTTCATTTGAAGGAATCATTACCGGTTGATTGGTTTCATGAGACAGCATTTTCGCACATGTTAGCAAATGCGCTGAAAACGTGGTGCGGTGCAGAGATTGGCATGGTGAACGCTGGTGTACTTCTTGAAGGATTAGATGAAGGTGTTGTGACGCGCGGAGATATTCACAGAATTTGTCCACATCCAATTAATCCATGTTTATTAAAGGTGCCGGGGAAAACGCTAAGAGAAGTTATTTTAAAGGCACGTCGCCCGAATATGGAGAACCTTGAGGTAAAAGGATTCGGATTTCGCGGGAAAGTGATGGGGAAAATGATTTACGCTGGTGTAGAAGTCATTCCAGATACGATTCCCGGGAATAAAATTTTACTCGAAGATGTATTAATTAACGGAGAATCGCTGGAATTAGATCGTATATATACAGTAGGAACGATTGATATGTTTACATTTGGCTACTTATACCCAGAGCTATCCACACTTTCTAACAAACAATATTATATGCCAGAACTACTTAGAGATGTGTTAACGGACGTGTTAATAACTCATACATCTTCTGTCAAACTATAG
- a CDS encoding PadR family transcriptional regulator, with protein MDKEILKGSIDILLLSIIKQHDTYGYEIIQKLKENSNDLYTMSQGTLYPALKRLEQKDLIHSYWGESETGMKRKFYRITTSGKKMLEEKLTAWDSVTALIKTCQKGALN; from the coding sequence ATGGATAAAGAGATATTAAAAGGAAGTATTGATATTTTACTTCTCTCCATCATTAAACAGCATGATACGTACGGATATGAAATTATTCAAAAGCTAAAAGAAAACAGCAATGATCTATACACGATGAGCCAAGGTACACTCTATCCAGCACTCAAACGGCTGGAACAAAAGGATTTAATCCATTCCTACTGGGGTGAATCTGAAACTGGTATGAAACGAAAGTTTTATCGCATTACTACGAGCGGAAAGAAAATGTTAGAAGAAAAACTAACAGCGTGGGATTCAGTTACAGCTCTTATTAAAACTTGTCAGAAAGGAGCTTTAAATTAA
- a CDS encoding VanZ family protein gives MTIEKYIKSIVQKTNLSQSDKDELYFEIHDHLTSLKQEFLDQGKSEEEATTLAIQNFGEASTLGTEIEKAMQSSTQKYVEWIGWGLFLPYSFVLLFKLLLGRSAFYFGNLTYFFETGDWHSIHGGLINLVPLKSTINYLSGFDTTHLLDPYNIDIVLMNTLGNVIIFIPFGFLLPLLFKQINNVKMASKIFIKFILLIESLQLLTFTGVFDIDDIMLNMLGALIGYGSFVGIKYILERVRSVDKVDTI, from the coding sequence ATGACGATTGAAAAATACATAAAGAGTATCGTTCAAAAAACAAACCTATCCCAATCTGATAAAGACGAACTATACTTCGAAATTCACGATCATCTCACAAGCTTAAAACAAGAATTTCTCGATCAAGGAAAATCCGAAGAAGAAGCTACTACATTAGCCATTCAAAATTTTGGAGAAGCCTCTACTTTAGGAACTGAAATTGAAAAAGCGATGCAATCTTCTACGCAAAAATATGTAGAGTGGATTGGCTGGGGATTGTTTTTACCGTATTCGTTTGTTTTGTTATTTAAACTATTGCTCGGGAGATCAGCCTTTTACTTTGGTAATCTGACGTACTTCTTTGAAACAGGTGACTGGCATTCTATACACGGTGGGTTAATAAACTTAGTTCCGCTTAAAAGTACAATCAACTATTTAAGTGGATTCGATACTACCCATTTACTAGATCCTTATAATATAGATATCGTACTTATGAATACATTAGGAAACGTCATCATATTCATCCCATTCGGCTTCCTGCTACCTTTATTATTTAAACAAATAAACAATGTAAAAATGGCATCAAAAATTTTCATTAAGTTTATTTTATTAATTGAATCGTTACAACTCCTTACTTTTACTGGTGTTTTCGACATTGATGACATCATGCTGAATATGTTAGGTGCTTTAATTGGGTATGGTTCTTTCGTTGGGATAAAGTATATTTTGGAGCGTGTTAGGTCTGTGGATAAGGTGGATACGATTTAG
- the sufB gene encoding Fe-S cluster assembly protein SufB produces the protein MAKQLPDIGDYKYGFKDKDVSIFRAGRGLTKEIVEEISRMKEEPQWMLDFRLKSLDKFYEMPMPQWGGDLNDLDFDEITYYVKPSEKSEKSWDEVPDEIKATFDKLGIPEAEQKYLAGVSAQYESEVVYHNMKEDLEALGIVFKDTDSALKENEDIFREHFGKVIPPTDNKFSALNSAVWSGGSFIYVPKGVKVDTPLQAYFRINSENMGQFERTLIIVDEGAHVHYVEGCTAPVYTTNSLHSAVVEIIIKKDAYCRYTTIQNWANNVYNLVTKRAVCEENATMEWIDGNLGSKLTMKYPAVILKGEGARGLTLSIAIAGKGQHQDAGAKMIHLAPNTSSTIVSKSIAKHGGKVTYRGIVHFGPKAKNSRSNIECDTLIMDNQSTSDTIPYNEIKNDYVSLEHEAKVSKVSEEQLFYLMSRGISEQEATEMIVMGFIEPFTRELPMEYAVEMNRLIKFEMEGSIG, from the coding sequence ATGGCGAAGCAACTGCCAGATATCGGCGATTATAAATATGGTTTCAAAGACAAAGACGTTTCGATTTTCCGTGCTGGACGCGGTTTAACAAAAGAAATCGTTGAAGAGATTTCACGTATGAAAGAAGAACCACAGTGGATGTTAGACTTCCGTTTAAAATCACTGGATAAGTTCTATGAAATGCCAATGCCACAATGGGGCGGCGACTTAAACGACTTAGATTTCGATGAAATTACGTACTACGTAAAACCATCTGAGAAATCTGAGAAGTCTTGGGATGAAGTACCTGATGAAATTAAAGCTACATTTGATAAATTAGGTATTCCAGAAGCTGAGCAAAAATATTTAGCGGGTGTATCTGCACAGTACGAATCTGAAGTTGTATACCACAACATGAAAGAAGACCTAGAAGCTCTAGGAATCGTCTTCAAAGATACAGATAGCGCATTAAAAGAGAACGAAGATATTTTCCGTGAGCATTTCGGAAAAGTAATCCCACCAACAGACAACAAATTCTCTGCATTAAACTCTGCAGTTTGGTCTGGTGGATCATTCATCTACGTTCCAAAAGGTGTTAAAGTTGATACACCACTTCAAGCGTATTTCCGTATTAACTCTGAAAATATGGGACAATTCGAGCGTACGCTTATCATCGTAGACGAAGGCGCACACGTACACTACGTAGAAGGTTGTACAGCACCTGTTTACACGACTAACTCACTTCATAGTGCGGTAGTAGAAATCATCATTAAGAAAGATGCATATTGCCGTTATACAACAATCCAAAACTGGGCGAACAACGTATACAACCTAGTTACAAAACGTGCGGTTTGTGAAGAAAACGCAACGATGGAATGGATTGACGGTAACCTCGGATCTAAATTAACGATGAAATACCCAGCAGTTATCTTAAAAGGCGAAGGCGCTCGTGGTTTAACATTATCTATCGCGATTGCTGGTAAAGGCCAACACCAAGATGCTGGTGCGAAAATGATTCACTTAGCACCAAACACATCTTCAACAATCGTTTCTAAATCGATTGCGAAGCATGGTGGTAAAGTAACTTACCGTGGTATCGTACACTTCGGACCAAAAGCGAAAAACTCTCGCTCTAACATCGAGTGTGACACGTTAATCATGGATAACCAATCTACATCTGATACAATTCCTTACAACGAAATCAAAAACGATTACGTTTCACTTGAGCACGAAGCGAAAGTATCAAAAGTATCAGAAGAACAATTATTCTACCTAATGAGCCGCGGTATTTCTGAGCAAGAAGCTACAGAAATGATCGTAATGGGCTTCATCGAGCCATTCACTCGCGAACTTCCAATGGAATACGCAGTTGAAATGAACCGCCTAATCAAGTTTGAGATGGAAGGTTCTATTGGTTAA
- the sufU gene encoding Fe-S cluster assembly sulfur transfer protein SufU, translating to MSFNNLDTLYRQVIMDHYKNPRNHGVLEDSVTVNLNNPTCGDRIQLTMKVEEGIVQEAKFEGEGCSISMSSASMMTQAVKGKKIEEALQLSKIFSDMMLGKEYDDSIDLGDIEALQGVCKFPARIKCATLAWKALEKGLNEDK from the coding sequence ATGTCATTTAATAATTTAGATACGTTATATCGTCAAGTTATTATGGATCATTACAAAAATCCTCGTAACCATGGCGTGTTAGAAGATAGTGTCACTGTTAACTTGAACAATCCAACTTGCGGCGATCGTATTCAACTTACGATGAAAGTAGAAGAAGGTATTGTGCAAGAAGCGAAGTTTGAAGGAGAAGGATGTTCTATCTCAATGTCTTCAGCTTCAATGATGACACAAGCAGTAAAAGGTAAGAAAATTGAAGAGGCACTTCAGCTTTCTAAAATTTTCTCTGACATGATGCTAGGAAAAGAGTACGATGACAGCATCGATTTAGGAGATATTGAAGCATTACAAGGCGTATGCAAGTTCCCTGCACGTATTAAATGTGCAACATTAGCGTGGAAAGCGTTAGAAAAGGGCTTAAACGAAGATAAGTAA
- the sufS gene encoding cysteine desulfurase SufS yields MNIHEIRKQFPILDQKVNGKQLVYFDSAATSQKPIQVIETLERYYKEYNSNVHRGVHTLGTKATDAYEGAREKVRKFINAKSMEEIIFTRGTTTALNTVAASYGLENVKEGDEIVISYMEHHSNIIPWQQVAKKTGATLKYLPLQPDGTISIEDARQTITPNTKIVSIMYVSNVLGTINPVKEIGAIAHENGAIMVVDGAQSTPHMKVDVQDLNCDFYALSAHKMCGPTGIGVLYGKKELLNNMEPIEFGGEMIDFVDLQESTWKELPWKFEAGTPIIGNAIGLGAAIDFLEEIGLDNIEKHEHELAQYALERLSEVDGVTIYGPKHRAGLVTFNIEDVHPHDVATVLDVEGIAVRAGHHCAQPLMKWLKASSTARASFYLYNTKEEIDTFVESLIKTKEYFTNVI; encoded by the coding sequence ATGAATATTCATGAAATACGCAAACAGTTTCCAATTCTTGATCAAAAAGTGAACGGCAAACAACTTGTTTATTTCGATAGTGCAGCAACTTCTCAAAAACCAATTCAAGTCATTGAAACGTTAGAACGTTACTATAAAGAATATAATTCTAACGTGCATCGCGGTGTTCATACGCTCGGTACGAAAGCTACCGATGCGTATGAAGGTGCACGTGAGAAAGTTCGCAAGTTTATTAATGCGAAATCAATGGAAGAGATTATTTTCACACGCGGAACGACAACTGCATTAAATACAGTAGCGGCTAGTTATGGTCTTGAAAATGTAAAAGAAGGCGATGAAATCGTTATTTCTTACATGGAGCATCATAGTAACATCATTCCGTGGCAACAAGTTGCGAAGAAAACTGGTGCAACTTTAAAATATCTTCCGCTTCAACCAGATGGGACAATTTCAATAGAAGATGCTCGTCAAACAATTACACCGAATACAAAAATCGTTTCTATCATGTATGTATCTAACGTACTTGGAACGATTAACCCTGTAAAAGAAATCGGAGCAATCGCACACGAAAACGGTGCAATTATGGTCGTTGACGGTGCACAAAGTACACCTCATATGAAAGTGGATGTACAAGATTTAAATTGTGATTTCTACGCATTATCTGCTCATAAGATGTGCGGACCTACAGGTATCGGCGTATTATATGGTAAGAAAGAATTGCTAAACAATATGGAGCCAATTGAATTTGGCGGTGAAATGATTGATTTCGTAGATTTACAAGAATCTACTTGGAAAGAGCTTCCGTGGAAGTTTGAAGCAGGTACGCCGATTATCGGTAATGCAATCGGACTTGGTGCGGCAATTGATTTCCTAGAAGAAATCGGTCTTGATAATATTGAAAAGCATGAGCATGAATTAGCGCAATACGCTTTAGAAAGACTATCAGAAGTAGATGGCGTTACAATTTATGGTCCAAAGCATCGCGCTGGTCTTGTTACATTTAATATTGAAGATGTACATCCTCACGATGTAGCGACAGTATTAGATGTAGAAGGTATCGCGGTTCGCGCAGGACACCACTGTGCACAACCGCTTATGAAGTGGCTGAAAGCTTCTTCAACAGCACGTGCGAGCTTCTATTTATATAATACAAAAGAAGAAATTGATACATTTGTTGAATCGCTAATCAAGACAAAGGAGTATTTCACAAATGTCATTTAA
- the sufD gene encoding Fe-S cluster assembly protein SufD, whose translation MTIGTLPFDQETIRQRASEVNEAAWLTEFRLQALAQATELPMPTPDKTKIEKWDFIGKGDAAKQEPVSSLTELPEAVKNLIDENNSVLVQRTGTTAFVSLADEAKEKGVIFTDIVTAATEHAELVQKYLMKDGVKVDEHRLTALHAALINGGAFVYVPKNVVLETPLQAVFLVDGEEANVYNHVLFVADANSTATYVENYVANENAKGIANIVAEVIVEQGAQVKFGAVDLLAKDVTTYVNRRGVVGRDGRIDWALGLMNDGNTISENVTNLMGDGSYADTKTVTIGRGNQTQNFTTKVVHFGKHSEGWILKHGVQKDSATSIFNGIGKIEHGASKSNAQQSSRVLMLDEKARGDASPILLIDEDDVMAGHAASVGRVDPVQLYYLMSRGIPKREAERLVIHGFLAPVVNELPIEGVKAQLVEVIERKVR comes from the coding sequence ATGACAATCGGTACATTACCTTTCGATCAAGAAACAATCCGTCAACGCGCAAGCGAAGTAAACGAAGCAGCTTGGTTGACTGAGTTCCGCTTACAAGCTCTTGCACAAGCAACTGAACTTCCAATGCCAACGCCTGATAAAACGAAAATTGAAAAATGGGACTTTATCGGAAAAGGCGACGCTGCTAAGCAAGAGCCTGTAAGTTCTTTAACAGAGCTTCCAGAAGCAGTGAAAAACTTAATTGATGAAAATAACAGCGTATTAGTGCAACGTACTGGTACAACTGCATTCGTTTCGTTAGCAGACGAAGCAAAAGAAAAAGGTGTTATTTTCACAGACATCGTAACAGCTGCAACTGAGCATGCTGAACTAGTACAAAAGTACTTAATGAAAGACGGCGTGAAGGTAGACGAGCATCGTCTAACTGCACTTCATGCTGCATTAATCAACGGCGGTGCATTCGTATATGTTCCGAAAAACGTTGTTCTTGAAACTCCACTTCAAGCTGTATTCTTAGTAGACGGCGAAGAAGCTAACGTATATAACCACGTATTATTCGTAGCTGATGCGAACAGTACTGCAACTTATGTAGAAAACTACGTTGCAAATGAAAATGCTAAAGGTATTGCAAATATCGTAGCAGAAGTAATCGTGGAACAAGGCGCACAAGTGAAATTCGGTGCGGTTGATCTATTAGCAAAAGACGTAACAACTTACGTTAACCGCCGCGGGGTTGTAGGACGCGACGGCCGTATTGATTGGGCTCTAGGCCTTATGAACGACGGAAACACAATTTCAGAGAACGTTACAAACTTAATGGGCGACGGTTCATATGCTGATACGAAAACAGTAACAATTGGCCGTGGTAACCAAACACAAAACTTTACAACTAAAGTTGTTCACTTCGGTAAACATTCTGAAGGTTGGATTTTAAAACACGGTGTACAAAAAGATAGTGCAACATCTATCTTTAACGGAATTGGTAAGATTGAACACGGTGCATCTAAATCAAATGCACAACAATCTTCTCGCGTTCTTATGTTAGATGAAAAAGCTCGCGGTGATGCAAGCCCAATTCTTTTAATCGACGAAGATGATGTAATGGCAGGTCACGCAGCGTCAGTAGGTCGCGTAGATCCAGTCCAACTATACTACTTGATGAGCCGTGGTATTCCAAAACGCGAAGCAGAACGTTTAGTCATCCATGGATTCTTAGCACCTGTAGTTAATGAGCTTCCAATTGAAGGAGTAAAAGCACAGCTTGTTGAGGTAATTGAAAGGAAAGTTCGCTAA
- the sufC gene encoding Fe-S cluster assembly ATPase SufC, whose amino-acid sequence MAGSTLTVKDLHVSIDGKEILKGVNLEVKGGEIHAIMGPNGTGKSTLSSAIMGHPKYEVTEGSIIIDGEDVLEMEVDERAQAGLFLAMQYPSEISGVTNADFLRSAINARREEGDEISLMKFIRKLDKNMEFLEMDPEMAQRYLNEGFSGGEKKRNEILQLMMIEPKIAILDEIDSGLDIDALKVVSKGINEMRGEEFGCLMITHYQRLLNYITPDFVHVMMNGRIVKSGGPELAQRLEAEGYDWIKKELGIEDETTEQEA is encoded by the coding sequence ATGGCTGGTTCTACATTAACGGTTAAAGACTTACACGTATCAATTGATGGCAAAGAAATTTTAAAAGGTGTAAACCTTGAAGTAAAAGGTGGAGAAATCCACGCAATTATGGGACCTAACGGAACAGGTAAATCAACTTTATCTTCTGCAATTATGGGTCACCCGAAGTATGAAGTAACAGAAGGTAGCATCATCATCGACGGTGAAGATGTATTAGAAATGGAAGTAGACGAGCGCGCGCAAGCAGGTCTATTCCTAGCAATGCAATATCCAAGTGAAATTAGCGGAGTAACAAACGCTGACTTCTTACGTTCTGCAATTAACGCACGTCGTGAAGAAGGCGATGAAATTTCTCTTATGAAATTTATCCGTAAATTAGATAAAAACATGGAATTCTTAGAAATGGATCCAGAAATGGCACAACGTTACTTAAACGAAGGTTTCTCTGGTGGAGAGAAAAAACGTAACGAAATTCTTCAATTAATGATGATCGAGCCAAAAATCGCAATCTTAGACGAAATCGACTCAGGTCTTGATATCGATGCGTTAAAAGTTGTATCTAAAGGTATTAACGAAATGCGTGGCGAAGAATTCGGTTGCCTAATGATTACGCATTACCAACGTTTATTAAACTACATCACTCCAGACTTCGTTCACGTTATGATGAACGGTCGTATCGTTAAATCTGGTGGCCCTGAGCTTGCACAACGTCTAGAAGCTGAAGGTTACGACTGGATTAAAAAAGAATTAGGTATTGAAGACGAAACAACAGAGCAAGAAGCGTAA
- the metQ gene encoding methionine ABC transporter substrate-binding lipoprotein MetQ: protein MKKILLSVVTALSVFTLAACGGKEENKLVVGASNVPHAVILEKAQPILEKKGIKLEIKKFQDYVLPNKALADKEIDANYFQHIPYLDKEIQEKGYKIVNAGKIHLEPMGIYSKRYKSLKDLPDGGTVIMSNNVAERGRMLALLQKGGVIKLKDGVDVVKATVKDVVENPKNLKFKTDVEPGLSPKLYENNEGDALFINSNYAIDAKLNPTKDAIAIEGSDSPYANIIAVRKGDEKKKEIKELVEVLHSKEIQDFINKEYKGAVLPVSE, encoded by the coding sequence ATGAAAAAGATTCTATTGTCAGTTGTTACAGCGCTGTCTGTATTTACATTAGCTGCTTGCGGGGGAAAAGAGGAGAATAAGCTTGTCGTTGGAGCTTCTAACGTACCGCACGCTGTTATTTTAGAAAAGGCACAGCCGATATTAGAGAAAAAGGGAATTAAATTAGAAATTAAAAAATTCCAAGATTATGTGTTGCCAAATAAGGCGTTAGCGGATAAGGAAATTGATGCAAACTACTTCCAGCACATTCCGTATTTAGATAAAGAAATCCAAGAAAAAGGATATAAAATTGTAAACGCAGGAAAAATCCATTTAGAGCCAATGGGTATTTATTCTAAAAGATATAAAAGCTTAAAAGACTTACCAGATGGCGGGACAGTAATTATGAGTAATAACGTAGCGGAGCGTGGCCGTATGCTAGCATTGTTACAAAAAGGCGGCGTTATTAAACTAAAAGACGGTGTAGATGTTGTGAAAGCAACAGTAAAAGATGTTGTAGAAAATCCAAAAAACTTAAAGTTTAAAACAGATGTAGAGCCTGGGCTTTCACCAAAATTATATGAAAATAATGAAGGAGATGCTTTATTTATTAATTCAAACTATGCAATTGATGCAAAACTAAATCCAACAAAGGATGCAATTGCGATTGAAGGATCAGACTCTCCATACGCAAATATTATTGCAGTTCGTAAAGGTGACGAGAAGAAAAAAGAAATTAAAGAGCTAGTAGAAGTACTACATTCAAAAGAAATTCAAGATTTTATTAATAAAGAATATAAGGGTGCTGTACTACCAGTAAGTGAATAA
- the metQ gene encoding methionine ABC transporter substrate-binding lipoprotein MetQ: MKKLLLTALISTSIFGLAACGGKDNDEKKLVVGASNVPHAEILEKAKPLLEKKGIELEVKKFQDYVLPNKSLADKDLDANYFQHIPYLEKEIKDKKYEFEVAGKIHLEPIGVYSQKYKSLKELPDGATIIMSNSVADHGRGLAILQKEGILKIKDGVDPVKATPKDIADNPKNLKFKTDIEPGLLPQVYNNKEGDAVLINSNYAIDTKLNPEKDAIAIESNDSPYANVVAVRKGDKDKKEIKELVEVLHSKEIEDFINKEYKGAVVPVKE; this comes from the coding sequence ATGAAAAAATTATTACTGACAGCACTTATTTCAACTTCAATTTTTGGGTTAGCTGCCTGCGGGGGGAAAGATAACGATGAAAAGAAACTAGTTGTTGGAGCTTCTAACGTACCGCACGCTGAAATTTTAGAAAAGGCAAAACCGTTACTTGAGAAAAAAGGAATTGAATTAGAAGTGAAAAAATTCCAAGATTACGTGTTGCCAAATAAATCGTTAGCGGATAAGGATTTAGACGCTAACTACTTCCAGCACATTCCGTATTTAGAAAAAGAAATTAAAGATAAAAAGTATGAATTTGAAGTAGCAGGAAAGATTCATTTAGAGCCAATTGGTGTATACTCTCAAAAATATAAGAGCTTAAAAGAGCTTCCAGACGGAGCGACAATTATTATGAGTAATTCAGTTGCTGACCATGGACGTGGTTTAGCAATTTTACAAAAAGAAGGTATTTTAAAAATTAAAGACGGAGTAGATCCAGTTAAAGCAACTCCGAAAGATATCGCGGATAATCCGAAAAACTTAAAATTCAAAACGGATATTGAGCCTGGTTTATTACCACAAGTGTATAACAATAAAGAAGGCGACGCTGTTTTAATTAACTCAAACTATGCAATCGATACGAAGTTAAATCCAGAAAAAGATGCAATTGCAATTGAAAGCAATGATTCACCGTACGCAAACGTAGTAGCTGTTCGTAAAGGCGATAAAGATAAAAAAGAAATTAAAGAGCTAGTAGAAGTGCTACATTCAAAAGAAATTGAAGACTTTATTAATAAAGAATATAAAGGGGCAGTTGTTCCTGTAAAAGAATAA
- a CDS encoding methionine ABC transporter permease has product MDKLLTNVDWNQMLEATGETLYMTAIAALATFILGLILGLLLFMTAKDNLWENKAVNTAIGAFVNIFRSIPFIILIILLIPFTKILLGTILGASAALPALIIGAAPFYARMVEIALREIDKGVIEASKAMGAKTSTIILKVLIPESLPALVSGITVTTIALVGYTAMAGVVGAGGLGTLAYLEGFQRGNNDVTIVATICVLLVVFFIQWIGDRVTTRIDKR; this is encoded by the coding sequence ATGGATAAGTTACTCACGAATGTTGATTGGAATCAAATGTTAGAAGCAACTGGTGAAACGTTATATATGACGGCAATCGCAGCTCTTGCCACATTTATTTTAGGACTTATTTTAGGATTGTTGCTCTTTATGACAGCGAAAGATAATTTATGGGAAAACAAAGCGGTTAACACGGCGATTGGAGCGTTCGTAAACATTTTCCGCTCGATACCGTTCATCATTTTAATCATTTTATTAATCCCATTCACAAAGATTCTGCTTGGAACAATTCTTGGAGCAAGTGCAGCACTTCCAGCTTTAATTATTGGAGCAGCACCATTTTACGCGAGAATGGTTGAAATCGCACTTCGTGAAATTGATAAAGGTGTAATTGAAGCTTCGAAAGCGATGGGAGCAAAAACAAGCACAATTATTTTAAAAGTATTGATTCCAGAATCGTTACCAGCATTAGTATCTGGTATTACGGTTACGACAATTGCTTTAGTGGGCTATACAGCAATGGCGGGAGTTGTTGGTGCTGGTGGTCTTGGAACACTTGCTTATTTAGAAGGATTCCAACGAGGAAATAACGATGTAACAATCGTTGCGACAATTTGTGTATTACTAGTTGTATTTTTCATTCAGTGGATTGGTGATCGTGTAACGACTCGAATAGATAAACGATAA